A segment of the Pedobacter faecalis genome:
GCAGCTGATCCAGCACCTCCTCGTTATTTTCCATGAAAATTTGTTAGAATGTCCGCCCCCCAAAAAGGCGGACTTAGCAGAAACCAGCCAAATACTTTAGGCTCCAGTCCCCTCAGCCAAGAGCGCCAACTTTTCATCAATCCATTCCAGCAGCGAAGCATCCACCGAAGGCCGGTATCTATTATACCGCAGCTCCGTCATCAATTCCGCACGAGCAATCTGCTCCCACTGCTCCCGCAGCACCCTAACGCGATCAGCTACATCCAACCCAGCGACCAAGCCCTGCAAATACTCTACATAATAGGCCGCAAAGCGCACACTATTGAAACCCAAGCCCACCAAATAAAGCCTCAATAAGCTGTCTACATCAATCGCCTCCACACCAAAGCCACGTTCACCAAACCCATCCTCTACGAGGCGAACCAAGGCCTCATTATACACGATCAGATAATGGTAGTCACTCCAACGAACATCTGCGTTTACTTTAAACTTCCGGAAAGGAATACCCGCCAGGTTAACCAGCTCCGGAGATGCACCCGCCCCGCGTAAACTATAGTTGATCCGGCTCCACATATCCCAATACAACGGAAACTGCGACTCGATCTCTGATGCCGGTACTACCGCACCAGGATTTAACACCTCATCCCCAGACCCAGCCACAACGAAGCCATCACCTTCACCAACTGCCTCCCATGCCCAGCCCAAAATCTGCTCTATAGTTTTGTTCAATACTTCAAACTCTCTATCATTGTTGATATCTATACCACTTACTGTACTGCCGTTATTATGTGCGTGAAGCACTAAACCATAGCAGCCATACAACACCACAGCAAGCACAGACTTAAAGCTCACATCCGTTCCGGCGAAGTACTTGTCTGTCAAAGCCAACAGCCGACGAGCCTCCAACTCCCTTTTATCAGACACCGCACGCATCAACTTATCTTTAACTGTCATTTGCCGCGCTATCAACACCTGCATCTCCGGATCCTCCCAAAACACTTTCAAATTATCCTGCATCAGCCGCACAAACAAGTCCTTCAATCCCGCCGCATCAACATCCAAACCCGCGCCAGCCGAAACACCAGAACCAACCGCAGCCCCCGAAACCTCACCAACCCCCTCAAACAACAACCGCCAATGATCCTTCCCTTCTACATAAGTCTGCATCAATGCCCTAAAAGACCCGAAAGCCTGGTTCACCGCCGTAGGCGCCCTTCCAGCTTCCCGCCCAATGGCACTCGCATTCAACGCCTCAAACCCTTTTTCTTTCACTATTCTCGATGCTGCTTCAAGCAGCAGAGCCTTCGTTCTATCTTTATCTCTCACTTTGTTTAATTTTTTTCTTGTCACAGTAAATAACCCTATTCAAAATTCTTAATCTGCGCTTTCACCTTTACCCACTCCCAGGCATTCAGCACCTTGTCCAGATGCTCCTGCGTATGCGTAGCCATCACGCTCATCCGTATCCGCGCATCCTTTTTGGATACCGCGGGGTAGCCAACCTGGTTCGCATAAACCCCCGCCTCCATAAGCAACCGGCACACCTCAGCATTGACACCAGCATTGCCTGTCAACACCGGCACTATAGCCGAAGCAGAATTACCCGTATTCAAACCCAGCTCATTCAGTCCCTTTTTCAGATAATCAATATTCCGCCAAAGCCTTTTCCTCCACTGTGGCTCTTCGTCTATCAGATCAATAGCTTTCAGGATACAAGCAGAAGCCGGAGTACCAGACACCGAGAAGATATGCTGACGAGCATGGAACTTCAGGTAATTAATCATCGCGCGACTTCCCACCACATATCCACCCAAATGCGCAAATGTCTTGCTGAATGTGCCCGTAATCAGGTCAACATCGTTATAAGCATTATGCTGCTCCAGAACACCGCGACCAGTCTCTCCAACCACGCCCACACCATGCGCATCATCCATAGCCAGCAAAGCACCAAACTCCTTGCATAAAGCCACAATCTCAGACAGCGGTGCCAGGTCTGCGGGCTGGCTGTACACTCCGTCAACCACCACCATAATCGTTCTGAACTTACCAACCGCCTCCTTAAGCAGCTTCCGCAAATGCTCCATGTTATTGTGCAGAAACCGCCGAACATTCGTGCCTGAAAACCCATCATACATGCTCGCATGAACACTCATATCCGCAATCACCAGATCCGATTTCTTCATTACGGCATGCATCGTCGATACATTCGCTGTATACCCGGTCGTAAACAATAAAGCAGCCTCTCGTTTAAAAAACGCTGCGATCTTTTCTTCGATCAGCCGGTGATAAGTCATGTGGCCGCCGATAGCCGGGCTGGCCGCGGCGCCAACGCCGTACCTAACAATCGCATCAATAGCCGTCTGCTTCAGAGCCGCGTGCTGCGCGAAGCCCAGGTAGTCGTTAAATACCATGGCTACATAAGTTTTACCGGAACTGCCAGGCAGGT
Coding sequences within it:
- a CDS encoding TetR/AcrR family transcriptional regulator — translated: MRDKDRTKALLLEAASRIVKEKGFEALNASAIGREAGRAPTAVNQAFGSFRALMQTYVEGKDHWRLLFEGVGEVSGAAVGSGVSAGAGLDVDAAGLKDLFVRLMQDNLKVFWEDPEMQVLIARQMTVKDKLMRAVSDKRELEARRLLALTDKYFAGTDVSFKSVLAVVLYGCYGLVLHAHNNGSTVSGIDINNDREFEVLNKTIEQILGWAWEAVGEGDGFVVAGSGDEVLNPGAVVPASEIESQFPLYWDMWSRINYSLRGAGASPELVNLAGIPFRKFKVNADVRWSDYHYLIVYNEALVRLVEDGFGERGFGVEAIDVDSLLRLYLVGLGFNSVRFAAYYVEYLQGLVAGLDVADRVRVLREQWEQIARAELMTELRYNRYRPSVDASLLEWIDEKLALLAEGTGA
- a CDS encoding aminotransferase class I/II-fold pyridoxal phosphate-dependent enzyme, whose translation is MMSTIDYRNASFKDFEDIEGHGPYEKAKEFENYIDDWNSRGHWNYRQESLNGCAPEVELNLPGSSGKTYVAMVFNDYLGFAQHAALKQTAIDAIVRYGVGAAASPAIGGHMTYHRLIEEKIAAFFKREAALLFTTGYTANVSTMHAVMKKSDLVIADMSVHASMYDGFSGTNVRRFLHNNMEHLRKLLKEAVGKFRTIMVVVDGVYSQPADLAPLSEIVALCKEFGALLAMDDAHGVGVVGETGRGVLEQHNAYNDVDLITGTFSKTFAHLGGYVVGSRAMINYLKFHARQHIFSVSGTPASACILKAIDLIDEEPQWRKRLWRNIDYLKKGLNELGLNTGNSASAIVPVLTGNAGVNAEVCRLLMEAGVYANQVGYPAVSKKDARIRMSVMATHTQEHLDKVLNAWEWVKVKAQIKNFE